A region of Beijerinckia sp. 28-YEA-48 DNA encodes the following proteins:
- the recN gene encoding DNA repair protein RecN — protein MLIQLSIRDIVLIDKLDLAPGAGLTVLTGETGAGKSILLDAFALALGGRGDGTLVRQGQAQGQVTASFDLAVDHPAIQLARSHDIEADGELIMRRVQLADGRTRAFVNDQAVSAQTARSIGASLVEIHGQHDDRALVDPAMHRALIDAYGGLDKKVVEVRAMHGRVRSAQSELASEQARIEAARKEADFLRHAHEELTKLAPIANEEQELAARRTAMMQGEKVTSELREAQGALRGEDSPGSILSSALRRLERRASQAPALIEPSLKALDAALNAAELAAQTVDAALQSCDFNPRELERTEERLFALRAASRKYATPVDNLAALAARYGADLAALDAGEANLVKLDKALREARTAFDAAAATLSAARRKAAAQLDKAVNAELPPLKLEQARFTTAIESDPTSPSADGIDRVEFWVQTNPGTRPGPLLKVASGGELARFMLALKVVLADRGSAPTLVFDEIDTGVGGAVADAIGHRLARLASKVQVLAVTHAPQVAARAGGHMRIAKAAADKGKRVATRVEALDPADRREEIARMLAGATITEEARAAARRLIESAK, from the coding sequence ATGCTGATTCAGCTTTCCATTCGCGATATTGTCCTCATCGACAAACTCGACCTTGCGCCTGGCGCGGGGTTGACGGTGCTTACCGGCGAAACCGGTGCTGGCAAGTCGATCCTGCTTGATGCTTTCGCCCTGGCGCTCGGTGGGCGCGGCGATGGCACGCTGGTGCGGCAAGGGCAGGCGCAGGGGCAGGTGACCGCCTCTTTCGATCTTGCTGTCGATCATCCGGCGATCCAGCTCGCGCGCTCCCATGACATCGAAGCCGATGGCGAATTGATCATGCGCCGCGTGCAATTGGCCGACGGGCGTACGCGGGCTTTCGTCAACGATCAGGCGGTGAGCGCCCAGACGGCGCGGTCCATCGGCGCCAGCCTTGTTGAAATTCACGGCCAGCATGACGATCGCGCTTTGGTCGATCCGGCGATGCATCGCGCGTTGATCGACGCCTATGGCGGCCTTGATAAAAAGGTGGTCGAGGTGCGCGCCATGCATGGGCGCGTGCGCAGCGCCCAGAGCGAGCTTGCCAGCGAACAGGCGCGCATCGAAGCGGCGCGTAAGGAAGCTGATTTCCTGCGTCACGCCCACGAAGAGCTGACCAAGCTGGCGCCAATCGCCAATGAAGAGCAGGAATTGGCAGCGCGTCGCACGGCGATGATGCAAGGCGAAAAGGTGACGAGCGAATTGCGCGAGGCGCAGGGCGCGTTGCGCGGTGAGGATTCGCCGGGCTCTATTCTGTCCTCGGCGCTGCGGCGGCTTGAGCGGCGTGCGTCGCAGGCCCCCGCTCTGATCGAGCCGTCGTTGAAGGCGCTCGATGCAGCACTTAACGCTGCTGAACTGGCGGCGCAGACTGTCGACGCCGCATTGCAATCCTGTGACTTTAATCCGCGCGAGCTGGAACGGACCGAAGAGCGTTTGTTCGCGCTGCGGGCCGCGTCGCGCAAATATGCGACGCCGGTCGATAACCTCGCCGCCCTGGCCGCGCGCTATGGCGCCGATCTCGCGGCGCTCGATGCCGGTGAGGCCAATCTCGTCAAACTCGATAAGGCGCTGCGCGAGGCGCGCACGGCCTTCGATGCGGCAGCGGCAACGCTCTCGGCCGCCCGTCGCAAGGCGGCGGCGCAGCTCGACAAGGCGGTGAACGCCGAATTGCCGCCGCTGAAGCTGGAACAAGCGCGGTTCACCACGGCGATCGAGAGCGATCCGACCAGCCCTTCCGCTGATGGTATCGACCGGGTCGAATTCTGGGTGCAGACCAATCCGGGCACGCGACCGGGCCCGCTGCTGAAAGTGGCATCCGGCGGCGAGCTTGCCCGCTTCATGCTGGCGTTGAAAGTGGTTCTCGCCGATCGCGGCTCGGCGCCGACCTTGGTTTTCGACGAAATCGACACCGGCGTTGGCGGGGCGGTGGCGGATGCCATCGGCCATCGCCTGGCCCGGCTGGCCTCGAAGGTTCAGGTGCTGGCCGTCACTCACGCACCGCAGGTGGCGGCGCGGGCGGGCGGCCATATGCGCATCGCCAAGGCGGCGGCCGACAAGGGCAAGCGGGTCGCGACACGAGTAGAGGCGCTCGATCCCGCCGACCGGCGCGAGGAGATCGCCCGGATGCTGGCCGGCGCCACCATTACCGAGGAAGCCCGCGCCGCGGCGCGCCGGCTGATCGAAAGCGCCAAATAG
- a CDS encoding D-alanine--D-alanine ligase, protein MSKHVAVLMGGWSSEREVSLRSGNACANALESVGYRVTRVDVERDVSARLAALKPDVAFNALHGPAGEDGSIQGILEVLQIPYTHSGVLASAVAMNKPMAKMILAAAGVPVPEGKVVNRFDAARSHVLTPPYVLKPIAEGSSYGVFIVGRDHQHPPQELTREDWPYGDEILAESFVGGRELTCAVMGDQALGVIDIRAADGGWYDYNAKYAKGGSIHVLPAKIKENIYLTIQQLSLRAHKALGCRGVSRSDLRYDDGPGGTGELVVLEVNTQPGMTETSLVPELAAYAGYSFGELVQWMVEDASCGR, encoded by the coding sequence ATGTCTAAGCATGTCGCCGTCCTGATGGGCGGCTGGTCGTCGGAGCGGGAAGTGTCCCTTCGCTCCGGCAATGCCTGCGCTAACGCCTTGGAAAGCGTTGGTTATCGGGTGACACGGGTGGATGTCGAGCGCGACGTCTCGGCCCGATTGGCGGCGCTCAAGCCCGATGTGGCCTTCAACGCCTTGCATGGGCCGGCGGGCGAGGACGGGTCGATCCAGGGCATTTTGGAGGTCCTGCAGATCCCCTACACCCACTCCGGGGTGCTCGCTTCGGCCGTCGCGATGAACAAGCCGATGGCCAAAATGATCCTGGCGGCGGCCGGCGTGCCGGTTCCAGAGGGCAAAGTCGTTAACCGTTTCGACGCGGCTCGGTCACATGTGTTAACGCCGCCGTATGTCCTAAAACCCATCGCCGAGGGCTCTTCCTACGGCGTTTTTATCGTCGGTCGCGACCACCAGCACCCGCCCCAGGAACTGACCCGGGAAGACTGGCCGTACGGGGATGAAATCCTTGCAGAATCATTTGTCGGCGGGCGTGAACTGACCTGCGCGGTGATGGGCGATCAGGCGCTTGGCGTCATCGATATCCGCGCGGCGGACGGCGGCTGGTACGACTACAACGCAAAATATGCAAAAGGCGGATCTATTCACGTCCTTCCGGCGAAAATTAAAGAAAATATTTACCTAACGATTCAACAGTTGTCGTTAAGGGCGCATAAAGCACTCGGCTGCCGCGGCGTGAGCCGTAGCGATCTTCGTTACGACGATGGACCCGGGGGGACCGGTGAATTGGTCGTACTGGAGGTCAATACCCAACCGGGTATGACCGAGACCTCTCTTGTGCCTGAACTCGCGGCTTATGCCGGTTATTCGTTCGGTGAGCTTGTTCAATGGATGGTGGAAGACGCCTCCTGCGGCCGGTAG
- the ftsA gene encoding cell division protein FtsA: MSGYSVAPRIKPLSARKSAILCVLDVGTSKVACLIARLVPIEASDVLRGRTHRCRILGIGHQRSRGMKGGAVVDMDEAEQAIRHAVDAAERMAGVQAESVIVNITGGRLTSHRYSASIPIGGVSVGEYEIHRVLEAAASRTAVEGRMVLHSLPTSFSVDDTSQISDPKDMIGEELSASMHVVSSDIAAARNLMLAVERCHLDVEAMVATPYAAGLAALVDDEADLGTTVIDLGGGTTSMAVFAGGRMVHIDAVAVGGNHVTMDIARGLTMRLADSERLKTYYGSCIPSPSDEREVIAVTHVGEDADHPTHMPKSQLVRIIKPRVEEILELVRDRLAAAGFAGQAGHGVVLTGGASQLTGLPELARRLMPGQIRLGRPLGVQGLPASADNPAFSAAVGMLVYPQVSGIEHFEPRVRGLMQMTGTDGYIGNVVNWLRKNF, encoded by the coding sequence ATGAGCGGTTACAGTGTCGCGCCACGCATCAAACCATTGTCGGCGCGTAAGAGCGCCATTCTTTGCGTGCTCGATGTCGGCACGTCCAAGGTTGCCTGTCTGATCGCGCGGCTCGTGCCGATCGAAGCGTCGGACGTGTTGCGTGGACGCACCCATCGCTGCCGGATTCTCGGCATCGGCCATCAGCGTTCGCGCGGCATGAAGGGCGGTGCGGTCGTCGATATGGACGAGGCCGAGCAGGCGATCCGCCACGCGGTCGACGCGGCCGAGCGGATGGCCGGAGTTCAGGCCGAAAGCGTCATCGTCAATATCACCGGCGGCCGGCTGACGTCGCATCGCTACAGCGCCTCGATCCCGATCGGCGGCGTCAGCGTCGGCGAATATGAAATCCACCGCGTGCTTGAAGCTGCCGCTTCGCGCACGGCGGTTGAAGGTCGCATGGTCCTGCATTCGCTGCCGACCAGTTTCAGCGTCGACGATACCTCGCAGATCAGCGATCCCAAGGACATGATCGGCGAGGAATTGAGCGCCAGCATGCATGTCGTCAGCTCCGACATCGCCGCTGCGCGCAATCTGATGCTGGCGGTCGAGCGCTGCCATCTCGATGTCGAAGCCATGGTCGCGACCCCCTATGCGGCGGGTCTGGCGGCGCTGGTCGATGACGAAGCCGATCTTGGCACCACGGTCATCGATCTTGGCGGCGGCACGACGTCGATGGCGGTGTTCGCCGGCGGCCGGATGGTGCATATCGATGCGGTCGCCGTGGGCGGCAATCACGTCACCATGGATATCGCGCGCGGCCTGACCATGCGTCTGGCCGATAGCGAGCGTCTCAAGACCTATTACGGCTCCTGCATTCCCTCGCCGTCGGACGAGCGTGAGGTTATCGCCGTCACGCACGTTGGCGAGGATGCCGATCATCCGACCCATATGCCGAAGTCGCAGCTGGTGCGGATCATCAAGCCGCGGGTCGAGGAAATTCTCGAACTGGTGCGCGACCGGCTGGCTGCGGCAGGATTTGCCGGGCAGGCCGGCCACGGTGTTGTGCTGACTGGCGGTGCGAGCCAGCTGACAGGTTTGCCTGAATTGGCGCGGCGGTTGATGCCCGGCCAGATCAGGCTCGGTCGCCCGCTTGGCGTACAGGGGCTTCCGGCGTCCGCCGACAATCCAGCCTTCTCGGCTGCTGTCGGCATGCTCGTCTATCCGCAGGTTTCGGGCATCGAACATTTTGAACCGCGTGTTCGCGGTCTGATGCAGATGACGGGAACGGACGGCTACATCGGCAATGTGGTGAATTGGTTGCGGAAGAATTTCTGA
- a CDS encoding cupin domain-containing protein, producing MSDHHHSHDEPRWKHDGVRVIPANSLDAGSVPSTTGMDRKAAIDFARAGAQKLWAGTVTIRPDAKTGAHHHGHLESVIYVVRGKARMRWGDKLEFTAEAGPGDFIFVPPYVPHQEINASPDEVLECVLVRSDGQAVAVNLDIEPVEKPESVKWIDPVHRE from the coding sequence ATGAGCGACCATCACCACTCACATGACGAACCGCGCTGGAAGCATGACGGCGTGCGCGTCATTCCGGCGAATTCGCTGGATGCGGGCAGCGTGCCCTCGACCACCGGCATGGACCGCAAGGCGGCGATCGATTTCGCCCGCGCCGGGGCGCAGAAGCTGTGGGCTGGCACGGTGACGATCCGTCCCGACGCCAAGACCGGCGCCCACCATCACGGCCATCTGGAAAGCGTGATCTATGTGGTGCGCGGCAAGGCGCGCATGCGCTGGGGCGACAAGCTCGAGTTCACCGCCGAGGCGGGGCCGGGTGATTTCATTTTCGTGCCGCCCTACGTGCCGCACCAGGAGATCAATGCCTCGCCCGATGAAGTACTCGAATGCGTGCTGGTGCGCAGCGACGGGCAGGCGGTGGCGGTCAATCTCGACATCGAGCCGGTGGAGAAGCCGGAGTCGGTGAAGTGGATCGATCCGGTCCATCGCGAGTAG
- the lpxC gene encoding UDP-3-O-acyl-N-acetylglucosamine deacetylase, with protein sequence MLYSRQTTLRDSAVFCGAGVHSNAPVRMVLHPSDADTGIVFLRRNEGGAEKFVPALWSNVSKTELCTVVGQGPAASVSTVEHLLSALAGLGVDNVLVEIDGPEVPIMDGSAAAFVEGIDRVGIVELAAPRSYIRILKTVRVEHGRMFSELRPAAQGFRLEVEIDFTQVVIGRQKAVVDLDAGTFRRDIARARTFGFLRDVERLWNAGLALGSSLENSVAIGDDDRILNPEGLRFADEFVRHKTLDAVGDLALAGRPIIGIYRSYRGGHKMNVAVLEALFADSSAYEIVDAPRPRRAGAVETVLAAAPAFAADHS encoded by the coding sequence ATGCTCTATTCTCGCCAGACGACTTTGCGCGACAGCGCCGTATTTTGCGGTGCGGGCGTCCATTCTAATGCGCCGGTACGCATGGTGCTTCACCCGTCTGATGCAGATACGGGCATCGTCTTTCTGCGCCGTAACGAGGGCGGGGCGGAAAAGTTCGTTCCCGCGCTCTGGTCCAATGTCAGCAAGACCGAGCTTTGCACCGTTGTCGGCCAAGGGCCGGCTGCCAGCGTTTCGACGGTTGAACATCTGCTGTCCGCCTTGGCTGGCCTTGGCGTTGATAATGTTCTGGTCGAGATCGACGGGCCGGAAGTTCCGATCATGGACGGTTCGGCCGCTGCTTTCGTCGAAGGCATAGATCGGGTTGGTATTGTCGAGCTTGCCGCGCCGCGCTCCTATATCCGGATCCTGAAAACGGTGCGGGTCGAGCATGGCCGCATGTTCTCGGAGCTGCGCCCGGCGGCGCAGGGCTTCCGCCTCGAAGTCGAGATTGATTTCACCCAGGTCGTGATCGGCCGCCAGAAGGCGGTGGTCGACCTCGATGCCGGCACGTTCCGCCGCGACATCGCCCGCGCCCGCACGTTCGGCTTCCTGCGCGACGTGGAGCGGCTGTGGAATGCCGGTCTGGCGCTCGGTTCGTCCTTGGAAAACTCCGTCGCTATCGGCGACGACGACCGTATTCTCAACCCCGAAGGTCTTCGTTTCGCTGACGAATTCGTGCGTCACAAGACACTCGACGCGGTTGGTGACCTGGCGCTTGCCGGTCGCCCGATCATTGGCATCTATCGCTCCTATCGCGGTGGGCACAAGATGAATGTCGCCGTCCTCGAAGCTCTGTTCGCGGATTCCAGCGCCTATGAGATCGTGGATGCGCCGCGTCCGCGCCGCGCTGGTGCGGTTGAGACGGTTTTGGCCGCAGCGCCGGCTTTCGCCGCCGATCATTCCTGA
- a CDS encoding cell division protein FtsQ/DivIB, with protein MPVPRRLPVAVQRRRVRRGDRLGRIVAFMTRRGFGTTLVLMFALTVGIYGAVRGGAYDRFVVENGSLQDAVASAFGFGVHAITISGQRELTAAEILSASGISERNSVLFLNAGLVRDNLKSVPLIEDASVRKLYPDRLLLDIKERGASALWQKDGEVAVIAADGTAIDAVKDDRFAHLPFVVGDGANKRVGEYQKIVEASGDMRSKIRAGILISQRRWNLKLTSGIDVKLPEEAPEVAVARLASLVHDYRLLDKDIIIIDMRVPGKMVLRLSEEAAAQRAEALAKTNKSKRGPA; from the coding sequence GTGCCCGTGCCGCGGCGACTGCCTGTCGCCGTGCAGCGTCGGCGCGTGCGTCGCGGCGACCGGCTGGGCCGGATCGTCGCGTTCATGACCCGGCGCGGCTTTGGCACCACGCTCGTTCTGATGTTCGCGCTCACCGTCGGCATCTACGGCGCGGTGCGTGGCGGCGCCTATGATCGTTTCGTCGTCGAGAACGGCAGCCTGCAGGATGCGGTGGCGAGCGCGTTCGGTTTCGGCGTGCATGCCATCACCATCAGCGGCCAGCGCGAGTTGACCGCGGCTGAAATTCTCTCCGCCAGCGGGATCAGCGAGCGCAACTCGGTTCTGTTCCTCAACGCCGGATTGGTTCGTGACAATTTGAAATCGGTGCCGCTGATCGAGGATGCGAGCGTTCGCAAGCTCTATCCAGATCGCCTGCTGCTCGACATCAAGGAGCGGGGTGCTTCGGCGCTGTGGCAGAAGGACGGTGAAGTCGCCGTGATCGCCGCTGATGGCACGGCCATCGATGCGGTCAAGGATGATCGCTTTGCGCATTTGCCGTTTGTCGTCGGCGATGGCGCCAACAAGCGTGTTGGCGAATATCAGAAGATTGTCGAAGCTTCCGGTGACATGCGTTCGAAGATCCGCGCCGGCATTTTGATTTCGCAACGACGCTGGAATCTGAAGCTGACATCTGGCATTGACGTGAAGCTGCCGGAAGAAGCGCCGGAAGTCGCCGTCGCGCGTCTCGCCAGTCTCGTTCACGACTATCGATTGCTCGACAAGGATATCATCATTATCGACATGCGGGTGCCGGGCAAAATGGTGTTGCGTCTGTCGGAAGAGGCCGCTGCTCAGCGCGCCGAGGCGCTCGCCAAGACCAACAAAAGCAAGCGGGGGCCGGCATGA
- the ftsZ gene encoding cell division protein FtsZ, whose amino-acid sequence MSINLKAPELRELKPRIMVCGIGGAGGNAVNNMITSGLCGVDFIVANTDAQALTASRAERIIQMGLQVTEGLGAGSHPEVGRAAAEEAIDEIRDHLAGAHMVFVTGGMGGGTGTGAAPVIARCAREMGILTVGVVTKPFQFEGQRRMRTADGGITELQKSVDTLIVIPNQNLFRVANERTTFADAFAMADQVLYSGVACITDLMVKEGLINLDFADVRAVMRDMGKAMMGTGESSGEKRAIQAAEAAISNPLLDETSMRGARGLLISITGGNDLTLYEVDEAASRIRQEVDEDANIILGATFDESLDGIVRVSVVATGIDQPIGARDVNPGEQRVQEVAQKLRQQAAARQDSGTMQQAPIEIVTSPVPQPVHVPAPAPVMQAAPVQTMPQEVALEALRLRAAAVLAERDALVAAVQPVAQPVAHQAPQAQYQPQAYAEPAEEAFMPPAAIRPARMPRVEELPQPVQDQIRAHREGQPNQYESRRRGLLERIAAFGLNRNEEPAAPQQLQAQPQARPAPVAPVAIAPAAQRQPSQVHAEYAKRPQAVARPPQAQLDLHGRVTPQARLNDDDQFEIPAFLRRQAN is encoded by the coding sequence ATGTCTATCAATCTCAAGGCGCCCGAACTGAGGGAACTGAAGCCCCGTATCATGGTGTGCGGCATCGGCGGCGCGGGCGGCAATGCCGTCAACAACATGATCACGTCGGGCCTGTGCGGTGTCGATTTCATCGTCGCCAACACGGATGCGCAGGCGCTCACAGCCTCGCGCGCCGAACGCATCATTCAGATGGGCTTGCAGGTGACCGAAGGCCTCGGCGCCGGTTCGCATCCGGAAGTCGGTCGCGCGGCCGCCGAAGAAGCGATCGACGAAATCCGCGATCATCTCGCTGGCGCCCACATGGTGTTCGTCACCGGCGGCATGGGTGGTGGCACGGGCACAGGCGCTGCGCCGGTGATCGCGCGCTGTGCCCGTGAAATGGGCATCCTCACTGTTGGCGTGGTCACCAAGCCGTTCCAGTTCGAAGGCCAGCGCCGCATGCGCACGGCCGATGGCGGCATCACCGAACTGCAGAAGTCGGTCGATACGCTGATCGTCATTCCGAACCAGAACCTGTTCCGTGTCGCCAACGAACGCACCACATTCGCTGATGCGTTCGCCATGGCTGACCAGGTGCTCTATTCGGGTGTCGCCTGCATCACCGACCTGATGGTCAAGGAAGGCCTCATCAACCTCGATTTCGCCGACGTGCGCGCTGTCATGCGCGACATGGGCAAGGCGATGATGGGCACCGGCGAATCCTCCGGCGAAAAGCGCGCCATTCAGGCGGCCGAGGCGGCGATCTCCAATCCGCTCCTCGACGAAACCTCGATGCGCGGCGCCCGTGGCCTGTTGATCTCGATCACCGGCGGCAACGACCTGACGCTGTATGAAGTCGACGAAGCGGCGAGCCGTATCCGTCAGGAAGTCGACGAGGATGCCAACATCATCCTGGGCGCGACCTTCGATGAATCGCTCGATGGCATCGTGCGGGTTTCTGTCGTGGCGACCGGCATCGATCAGCCGATCGGCGCGCGCGACGTCAACCCTGGCGAGCAGCGGGTGCAGGAAGTCGCCCAGAAGCTGCGCCAGCAGGCTGCTGCCCGTCAGGACAGCGGGACCATGCAGCAGGCGCCGATCGAAATCGTGACTTCGCCCGTGCCGCAGCCGGTCCATGTGCCGGCTCCGGCTCCGGTCATGCAGGCCGCGCCTGTTCAGACCATGCCGCAGGAAGTTGCGCTTGAAGCGCTGCGCCTGCGCGCGGCCGCGGTTCTGGCCGAGCGCGACGCCCTGGTGGCCGCCGTTCAGCCGGTTGCCCAGCCCGTTGCGCATCAGGCGCCGCAGGCTCAGTACCAGCCGCAGGCCTATGCGGAACCGGCGGAGGAGGCTTTCATGCCGCCGGCCGCCATCCGCCCGGCACGCATGCCGCGGGTCGAGGAACTGCCGCAGCCGGTCCAGGACCAGATCCGGGCCCATCGCGAAGGGCAGCCGAATCAGTATGAAAGCCGTCGTCGCGGCCTGCTTGAGCGGATTGCGGCCTTTGGCCTTAACCGTAACGAGGAGCCTGCTGCGCCGCAGCAGCTCCAGGCCCAGCCGCAGGCGCGTCCGGCCCCCGTGGCCCCGGTCGCGATCGCTCCGGCGGCGCAGCGTCAGCCTTCGCAAGTACATGCTGAATACGCCAAGCGCCCGCAGGCGGTGGCTCGCCCGCCGCAGGCCCAACTCGACCTGCACGGTCGGGTCACGCCACAGGCGCGGCTGAACGATGACGATCAGTTCGAAATTCCGGCTTTTCTGCGCCGCCAGGCCAACTGA
- a CDS encoding outer membrane protein assembly factor BamD, protein MMRVEQFFSASLSARFIALGLLALPVAGCSGGMDSLSALNPFGGEKYETKLLPDEPADGIYDQALARLQKKDYEGAAKKFSDLEKQFPFSQWSRKGLIMIAYSNYEGGKYDEAVAAARRYVGLYPSTPETAYAYYLAGMSMYNQIPDITRDQERAEESVKIFQQLVEKFPKSEYAEEAKFKMSVARDQLAGKEMSVGRFYLGRKNYTAAVNRFREVLAKYQTTRHTEEALYRLTEAYLALGITNEAQTAAAVLGHNYPDGQWYKDAYNLLEGGGLQPSESQGSWISRLFRRA, encoded by the coding sequence ATGATGCGTGTCGAACAGTTTTTTTCCGCTTCCCTCAGCGCCCGTTTCATTGCGCTCGGGCTTCTGGCTCTGCCGGTAGCGGGTTGTTCAGGCGGGATGGACTCGCTGAGCGCGCTCAATCCTTTCGGCGGCGAGAAGTACGAGACCAAACTGCTGCCGGACGAGCCTGCCGACGGCATCTACGATCAGGCCCTGGCTCGCCTGCAGAAGAAAGATTACGAGGGCGCTGCGAAGAAGTTCTCCGACTTGGAGAAGCAGTTCCCGTTTTCGCAATGGTCCCGCAAGGGCCTCATCATGATCGCCTACTCGAACTACGAAGGCGGCAAATATGACGAGGCGGTGGCCGCCGCGAGACGCTATGTCGGCCTCTATCCATCGACGCCGGAAACGGCCTATGCCTACTATCTCGCCGGCATGTCGATGTATAACCAGATCCCCGACATCACCCGCGACCAGGAACGCGCCGAAGAGTCGGTGAAGATTTTCCAGCAGCTCGTCGAGAAGTTCCCCAAGTCGGAATATGCCGAAGAGGCGAAATTCAAGATGTCCGTGGCGCGCGATCAGCTCGCCGGTAAGGAAATGTCGGTTGGCCGGTTCTATCTTGGCCGCAAGAACTATACGGCGGCGGTGAACCGCTTCCGCGAGGTTTTGGCCAAATACCAGACCACGCGCCATACCGAGGAAGCCCTCTACCGCCTGACCGAAGCCTATCTGGCGCTGGGCATCACCAACGAAGCGCAGACGGCGGCGGCGGTTCTCGGGCACAACTACCCCGACGGCCAGTGGTACAAGGATGCCTATAATCTGCTCGAAGGCGGTGGACTGCAGCCGAGCGAGAGCCAAGGCTCCTGGATTTCACGGCTTTTCCGCCGCGCTTAG